The following DNA comes from Tunturibacter psychrotolerans.
GCTTCGTTTTGTGGCTGGCGCACGGCTTCGCATGGGCGATGATCTCAGAGAAGCCCTCAGAGGAGAAAAAGCCTGCAGAGGCATTGAAACCTGCGGACCCGCTGAAGCCTGCAGAGGCGATGAAACCCGCGGAGCCGATCAAAGCAGCAGAGTCGGTGAAACCAGCAGAGGCGGTGAAGCCAGCAGAGGCGATGAGACCAGCAGAGGCGATGAGACCAGCAGAAGCGAAGAGAGCTGCGGCGGCGAAGAACCCTGCGGAGGAGAACGTGATCGTCTCAGAGGATCCTCCCGACGCGAAATACACCATCACCGGGAGGCGCGTCTACTGACCCTGGAGAGCCTGTCAAACTGCCCTGCAATTGCGGAGGCTCTGCACGAACGAGAGTGAGCCGATGTGGCGCGCCCTGCGATTGTTCTCCGTCAAAGATAACAATTGCGACGAGAAATCGCGAACTATATAGCGAGCAACAACCGGCATCCGGACGTAACCACGAAATGTCCGTATTGCCGACAACTCAGGAGTTGGGTGTAAGGTGCCTCCTGCGAATGTCCGAATAGCCGGTTTTACGTCCAAGTGAATAACTTCCGCTTTGCCCGTCGTCCGCCGCCCGGAATCTCGGGTTGACCCTCCGGAATCTTTTAAGAAACACCATGCCCCCCGTGAGGAGCAATGAAACAAGTCCTCACAGAAGTGGAGCCCATTTACTTTCTCGATTCAAAGGCTGCTGAGCTTCTCAAGGAAGAGCGCGAGTGGTTATCCCCGTGCCAGCCGAACAGGAGGGTGTTATGACCGTCAACAGGCCAACGCTTCGCTCCCACGCGGGCTGCCTTGAAACTGTGCAGGACGCGCTGACCTTACTTCTGACGGCGACGAGTATGCAAGCTGACCCTGTCAATCGGAGGATTCAACGATAAAAAATAAAGCGCTGGTTCTGCTACTCATTTTGCCTTTTCTTGCACCTGGCTGACGTATGAGAATACTTGCGGACAGGCGATTTATGTAACGCTCGTCTCCAATGCAGACACTAAGGTGGGAGCGCTCGAACTTGACCCAGGTGGACATAGTGGCCCGGGCTTGAGTGCGAATAAGGTAAGGGCTATCCGAGGTGTAGAAGTCTACGCTTGTCCGTCTGGCTACTATGCCGTTAATACCCCGACAATCGGATTTGTACGAGGGCTGTGCCTCTCTACGGGTGCAAGCAGAGTTGATTCTCCGGACTATGTCGTCTCCAACTCGGAGTCGGAGAGTCCAAAGCGTCTCAGATCTTCATGACCAGCCCAATGTTCGGATTGCCGGCCATCGACGAATTGCGAGGCATCTACGACCTCAGCATCAACGTTCGGGAACTATGCTGGCCGGGATCCCATTGTGACGCGATAAGGTGGCCAAAACTTGCATGGAGACCTAAACCCTGGATGGACGGGAATGCAATGAGAACTTGCCGATGACACTGACTTAGGGGATTTACACTGACGAGATGAATTCAGGCGACAGTTTAGCCCACGAAATCGAGGGATCGAAGGAGTTGGCGCGAGTTGGTGATTCAGTCGCTGCACTCGAGCCTCCACGTCTCTTCACCAAGGGGGTGAATGCGAAACAACGCCATTGTTGGCTGAATCCTCGCCAACAGTAGTCTGACTTCATCAACAGCTACCTACGACACCGGCGAAGGCGGTTATCCAAACATTCGGCGCGTGGTGTTTGCCGCCGCGATTCTCTTGCGCCGTTAATCTGCTACACTCACTTTCCATTAGTCGAGAATTCGCAAATAAGGTGTCGATATGAACATAGTTCAAAGTCCGCTCACGCTGATTATGACCATCAAGTCACCTGACGATTTTGCTCAGTTGAGTGGCTTGCTCACCAAGATTCAGAGTGCCCCTCCGGAACAGAATCCAATCTGGGTTGCCCTGACAAAACTGAAGACCGTGCATTTTGCCAGATTCGTCTTTCTCGCGAACAACACCCAGTTAGCGGTCATCACGACGTATGACGGGGACTTCGATAAGTACATCAATGACTTTATAGATACGATCGGAGACGTCTTCAATGCTCTGCTCGCGCATATGCAAGGCGCGCCCCCTCTGCCCGTGCAGCAGAATCGGGATGCTTTTCTGGCCTATGTAAAGCAGAATGACCTTCGGGGGCTCGATCCGTTCTACAGCGCGTATCCTCAGGCTTCTGTCGTGACAATCCTCGACGCGCTCAATCAGGGCTGACTTTATGGTGCCACTGGATGATGTTCAGGGCTTGATCCTGCGGAGCTATGGCATGGATTGCGCCGCATTCTTGTTGCTGCGCGTGCAGGAGCCAGCGGGTGCACGTCGAACCCTCGGGAGTCTTTCTGTAACCGCGGGTACACTCTGGCAGGAGAAGCCCGCTTTCTGCGTGAACGTCGCCCTCACTATTCAGGGCCTCGCAGCGCTGAACGTTTCGCCAGCTTCTCTCAACTCTTTTCCCCAAGACTTCGCAGCGGGCGCCTTCAGCCGTTGTGCGGAGGTCGGTGACATCGGACCCTGCTCTGCTGAGAACTGGAACTACGGACTCGGTCAACCTGGACTGCACGCGCTCGTTCTCCTCTTCGCTCAAAGCCCTGACGTCCGTGACGCCCAGACGGCCCTGCTTCGACAAACCCTGATCTCAGGTGGTGCGTGGTCGGAGGTCGCAACGCTTCCTGGCGATGTCCTCCCAGGAAGTGTTGCCCACTTCGGGTATCGAGACGGCTTTTCCCAGCCGACGGTCGATTGCGGCATCGAGAATCCATTTCCCGACAAGCAGCCTGTTGCGCCGGCAGGTGAGTTCCTCCTCGGCTACCCCAGCCAGTTTGACCAGTTCAGCTATCCAGTTCCCCTACCGGACGAACTGGGCCGCAACGGAAGCTTCATGGTGCTGCGAATATTGGAGCAGGATTGCGCCGCCTTCGACGCACTGCTGAACCAATCGAAGGAGCGTTACGGCATAGATGGAGAACTTCTGGCGGCAAAGATCATGGGTCGCTGGCGCAACGGAACGCCGCTGAGTATTTCGCCCAGCTCCGATTCGCCGGTCCCGCCATTGGCAACCTCGGACTTGAATCGATACGATTATGTCCCGTCGGATGCCGTTCCCGATGCCTTCAATGATCGCCGAGGCTTGCGCTGTCCAATCGGCGCTCACATGCGCCGCGCCAATCCGCGGGGGTCAACGATTGCCGGAGATGGCGGTTCGCGGCATCGCATCGTCCGCCGCGGTATTCCCTACGGCTCGCCTTACGATCCATCGAATCCGAACGATGGCATCAAGCGCGGACTTCTCGGCCTCTTTATTGGGGTGAGCATTAAAGACCAGTTTGAGTTCCTTATGTCCGAATGGATGAACGGAAGCACCTTTGCTCCCGGCATCTACGGCACGACTGATCCAATTCTGGGAAACTCTGCCGAGGGGGAAAACACATTTGTCATTCCTCGTGACAATTCCACGCCCCTCGTCATCTCGCATTTCCCTCGCCTTGTCACCACTCGCGGCTCCGCCTACACTTTCCTGCCCAGCATTACTGGCCTGCGTTTCATCGCGAATCTTCCATCATGAAGACTGCCAGGACATACGAAGAACCATTTCTGCACAGACGCCGGCGACGTCAGAACGCATATGCTCGCCAGCGATGTTGGATTTCTCGGCCCTACCATACCGAACCAGCAGCAGAGTACACAGATCAGAGTCAGATCTGAAGCATTTAGCCCTTTCATGCACATCATTGTTGCGATACGCCAGCCGACTCCGATTGTCAGAATGCCAGACGATCGCTGCGTTCGCTGACCGTCAGTGTCGGATATCGGTCGCAATTTTGTCACACCAAAGCTTGACTTCCGCCATCGACCCGTGCCATAACTCACTCGGGAAGAGCCGCTTAGACCATGAGTTCGTACTCAAACCAACGCCAACCTCTGTGGCACGCCGGTTGCACAGCTTCGTGACATGGACTTACGTGAAAACAAGGATTTTCCGTCAAACAGCGCAACGCACGGTCTCGCTTTGGATGAATATGACCTTGTCATTCTGGGCGACGGGACCGGAGCGACGCTCGCCGCATGGACATTCGCGGGTCA
Coding sequences within:
- a CDS encoding Dyp-type peroxidase; its protein translation is MDCAAFLLLRVQEPAGARRTLGSLSVTAGTLWQEKPAFCVNVALTIQGLAALNVSPASLNSFPQDFAAGAFSRCAEVGDIGPCSAENWNYGLGQPGLHALVLLFAQSPDVRDAQTALLRQTLISGGAWSEVATLPGDVLPGSVAHFGYRDGFSQPTVDCGIENPFPDKQPVAPAGEFLLGYPSQFDQFSYPVPLPDELGRNGSFMVLRILEQDCAAFDALLNQSKERYGIDGELLAAKIMGRWRNGTPLSISPSSDSPVPPLATSDLNRYDYVPSDAVPDAFNDRRGLRCPIGAHMRRANPRGSTIAGDGGSRHRIVRRGIPYGSPYDPSNPNDGIKRGLLGLFIGVSIKDQFEFLMSEWMNGSTFAPGIYGTTDPILGNSAEGENTFVIPRDNSTPLVISHFPRLVTTRGSAYTFLPSITGLRFIANLPS